In Paenibacillus sonchi, the genomic stretch CTATTAAGACTGCTCCGCTGGAATTGGCGGACAGTCTTTTTTCCTTTCTCCTATTAGACCTTTCCGCGTAACCTATTTTGCTCGCCATCCAGTCTTTCCATATGCCCTTTTTACCCGATGGGAACATTTGTTCCTTTTAACTCGCCGATGCTAATTATTTCAGAACGCTCCATCCTCTCCGCTCATATCCTGATCATAAAGGAGTGCTGATCACGATGCCCGCCTATCGAATCATTATTGATCTGTCACAGCGGATGCTGTATCTGCTCGACAATGACACTGTTATTAGAGGTTTCCCTGTAGGGATTGGCAAAATGTTAACGGTCTCTCCGGTTGGAGAATACACCATTATCAACAAACAGCGTAACCCCGGAGGCCCGTTCGGCGCCTTTTGGATGGGCCTGTCCAAACCACATTACGGGATTCATGGAACCAATGACCCTTCCTCTATCGGCAAAATGGTCTCCCGCGGCTGTATTCGTATGTACAATGAGGATGTATTGTGGCTCGCAGCTACCGTTCCAGTTGGAACCAGGGTAACCATTCGGGAATAACAAACGTAAAGGACACCTATGCCAGACGCGCAGCAGCGTCTTCGCAGGGTGTCCTTCATGTTCTAACATTTATTTTGCGTACTAACAGGAAAAGTGCAGTAATATGTCGAAACTTGTACATTGTAAAATTAAATCTTGAAAGGAAGTGCCTGGTTTGAATCAATCCAAAGTCAGAACCCACGTCGATTTTAAAGTCGAAGCACTGGGTAAGCTCTCTAATCTTTTGCTGAACAATAATCATGGAGAACGCAAAGTGAATCTGCTTACCGCGTTCGGCAGCATCGAAGGCAATGTAGCTACGAATACAAGCAGCAAGGAAGATGTTTTTAATTTCAAGTCACTGATGGACGATGTTATCGTAGACGAATACATCTCCTACCTGGGTGCTGAGCATCCCGAAAAATCATTCAACTACAATTTTGTTGTCCTGGACAACGTGGTTGTACGTCCTTTTGCTAATTATGAGACTGTAATTGAATATAAGCAGCTTATTGTTTATGCGGATCAAATTACGGCCTTTAACTTCCTGTAAAGCTGTACAAGTACATCTCTACATATTGGAGCAATAAACGACTTGTGCCTCCTGGTGAACATCACCATGGCCCGCAGACTAAAATCACGGAGGCACTCAGCTTTATTGCTGCGTCTGCTCGTATCCGAGTTCATCCAAAATGCCTTCTGCCAGCGCAAGCTGAACCTCCTCGGGTTCCTTCAGCTTTCTGGCATAAACCACTGCGCTTTTAACCACTTTTTCGATCAGCCGCCGACCCTGTTCTTTGGTAATGGACACTTCCACCTCAGAGCGCCCCACCACCTCCGCTAAGCAGCCCCAATCGCTGCCGCAAACCTTCTTCCATTCCCGTCATCCTCCAGTTATGTAGGTTATGATACATCGCAACCTTGAAAAGGCACCCCGAAGGATGCCTTGAAATGCAGAAACTACTGCTCCCACTCCCCAAGCTAACTACAGAACACTGCGGAGTAACCGGATCGCAGCAGTATTTAAGCGCAATGCTTCACGTATGGAAGCTCTTGCAGCCAGCAGCTCGCGTCTCGCCCGGCTGGGATTCGGCACCCGCCGCAAATTTTCATTGATTTCTTCCAGTCTCTCCAGCAAAATAGCTCTTTGCGTCCGCAGCAAATTCAGCGCTCTGCGGATTCTTGCACGCTCGCGTTCTGTCATCATTTACACCCCTTTTACGTTTGATAGTATAAGAGATGCAATTGATGCCGCATTGGCATGTGCGATCAGGCAGTAAAATTGAAGACAACAAATGAGCCGCTTCTCAGCAGCTCACAAGAAGAATGGGAATACTCCCATCCAAAAGAAGGCTGGACCATCGATTATTCCTGTTTTTTCGGAACACGGACTCTGAACTCAAATCCATCCCGGCTGTAACACATTCCGGCTACAAGCACATCATCCGGGGTCCATCTCTGCACAGGTCCGGCATAGTCTGCTATAACATGCGGCTTGCCTTCGATTAACTGAACGACGTATACCTTCACTTGAGCAAGCGCCGCGGCGAACAAATCGGCATCGCTCGTCAGAACTTTATACGTTGACTTCAAAAAGGCACCTCCTTATCGGCTGGTTGATACCCACTCAGGCAATCCCCTAATTTTTTGGAATCTATGTATAACAAATTAACAGACTCTCCATTTCAGAGAGGAGAATTTCCATACATAGGTAGTATACAGCGGTACGGAACTATATGTAAACGAGTCAAGCTGTTTATTTTCCATAAAAAAGAGTGCATTCTGTTAATTATTTAGAATCTGGCATGAAAACAATCTTTTTAGCAAGTGTCATTTTTATGACTTGGCTTGCCTTTCCCTGCAGGATTTGGTAAGACTAATTTAGTTGAGAACAGACTGAATTGTAAGGAGGAAGCACTTTGGAGGAAATAAGAATTCAGAAAAAGGACCGCGCCGTCAGCTTTAGGGTGAGCGAGGAAGCAGGCGAATTTATCGTTTTTGACATGTCACTGTCTAACCCGGCCGGCAGCCGCACCAATTATAGCGGGAAACAGTTCCGGGAAGCCTGGAAGGCAGTAGAATCCATCCTTGGGGAAACGGCGATTCCTAACGAAATCATCAAGTATGCAAACTCATAATCTGCAGCAAAAGCCCCGGCAACGGGGCTTTTCTTTTCAACTAAATAACTGATCGTGATTGCTATGTCTTCTTGGGTATGTCCAATAACAAACAAAGTCTCAGATGAGTCCGCATACGCCTGGTAAACAAACTTTTTCGCAAAATAAGGCCATCTCTGTCCGCTTTATTCCGCCGATGGAGCCTATTCCGCCTGCACCTCCCTATTCATCTGAAGCTTCATAGATATCCACATTGTTTAGCATTGTATAATTTTCCAAACTATAAAAAAAACCCTCAACGCTCAGAGCGTTAAGGGCTGATTCATTCTAGTAAAGCGTCATGTACTGATCTCTTTCCCACTCATGAACCTGAGTACGGTAGATGTCCCATTCAATTTCTTTCAGCTCATAAAAATGAGCCAAGGCATGTTCACCGAGGGCTTCGGTAATGACATGACTGCGGATCATTTCGCCCAGCGCTTCCTTCAGATCGGACGGCAAGCTTGGAATACCTTCTTCGATCCGCTCTTCTTCCGACATCACATAGATGTTGCGGTCGATAGGAGCCGGAAGATCGAGCTGGCGCTTGATGCCGTCGAGACCTGCCTTCAACATGACAGCAAGTGCCAGGTAAGGGTTAGCCGCAGGGTCCGGATTACGGACTTCGATGCGTGTGCTGAGTCCTCTGGAAGCTGGAATACGGATCATTGGACTGCGGTTGCTGGCAGACCAGGCCACGTAGCAAGGTGCCTCATAACCTGGAACAAGACGTTTGTAGGAGTTCACTGTCGGGTTAGTGATGGCTGCAAAAGCACGTGCGTGCTTAAGAATGCCTGCCATGTAGTACCGCGCCGTTTTACTCAGACCCAGTGTGTCGCTTTCGTCATAGAACACATTCTCATTGCCTTTGAACAAGGATTGGTGCGCGTGCATACCGGACCCGTTCATCCCAAAAAGAGGCTTAGGCATAAAAGTAGCATGCAGGCCGTGCTGGCGGGCAACCGTCTTCACGACAAGCTTAAAGGTTTGAATTTGGTCGGCTGCCTTGATGGCATCAGCATATTTGAAATCAATCTCATGCTGGCCGGAGGCAACTTCATGGTGAGATGCTTCAATTTCGAAGCCCATCTCCTCCAGAGTCAATACGATTTCACGGCGACAGTTTTCCCCAAGGTCCATCGGCGCCAAATCAAAATATCCGCCCTGGTCATTCAATTCTGTTGTGGGATTGCCTCTTTCGTCTGTTTTGAACAGGAAGAACTCCGGCTCCGGTCCAACATTCATCGCAGTGTAGCCCATTTCTTCGGCCTCCTGCAGACAACGCTTCAGAATGCCGCGCGGATCACCGGCAAAAGGTGTTCCGTCAGGCATGTACACATCGCAAATCAGACGTGCTACCCGGCTGTCCGTTACCCAAGGGAAAATAACCCATGTGCTCAGATCAGGGTAGAGGTACATGTCAGATTCTTCGATCCGCACATAACCTTCGATGGAAGAACCATCGAACATCATTTTGTTGTCCAGCGCTTTTTCCAGCTGGCTGACAGGAATCTCAACATTCTTAATTGTACCGAGCAAATCGGTAAATTGCAGACGAATAAAACGGACATTTTCATCCTTAGCGATACGCAGGATATCTTCTTTTGAGAAGCTCACTTTACCCTCTCCCTTTCACGTCTCTTTGTATTATTTATTAAAAAACCGGGAAAGCTCGCCTTGAATAAGAGACACTTGTCCCGGTCTTTTACCGGAAACCAGTTCCTGCTTCAGTAAACGGTGCAGCTGTGAATCAGACAACTCTCTACGTCTAACCTCTGTGTCAGGGGTAATGACTGTAGCTTCTTCGGATTCCTTCGAGACGGGATTCATTACCTGCTTGATACCGGCAATATTAACCCCCTTCTCAATCAATGCCTTGATTTCCAGTAGGCGTTCCACATCATTAAACGAGAATAAACGCTGGTTGCCGGATGTGCGCGCGGGCACGATCAGACTGTGCTGCTCATAATAACGAATTTGTCTTGCCGATAAATCAGTTAACTTCATTACGATCCCTATAGGAAATAATGCCATATTTCTGCGGATTTCATCACCCATGACTCATCCAACCTTCCAATGATCTTTTTCTCATCTCATTGTACATTTCCTTATATGACGTGTCAATGGTGTGTAAGATATTCTTACAGGATTTTATGTAACCTTAAGAATTCAAGTAAAGTGAGTGTAAGCTAAAACATAACACGACCTCCGAAGTATATCACAGAGAGCGATGCACAAGCAAAACTTACAGCGCTTTCAATGACCTTAGTTCAAGCAATAACTCAAAAGACAAAAAAAGTACCCACCAGCCTGGCCGGTGGGCAAAATTACGGGATGGCATGTACTGTTCACTCCACAAAAAAGTTTTGTATGCAGTGGTTAAAAGTTGCAAGATTCTTGATTTAAAAGATGGAGCATTATATAAATCCGATTCAGCATAAATTACAGCAATTTACGGTCCCTCATGCTCTGCAGCGCCATCAAAACTCCATATTTTACGTGGGAATACGTTAATCCGCCTTGCATATAGCCGATATACGGTGCACGGATCGGGGCATCCGCAGATAACTCCAAGCTGCCGCCCTGGATAAAGGTTCCTGCCGCCATGATGACAGGATGCTCGTAACCCGGCATATCCCACGGCTCGGGAACGACATGGCTGTCCACAGCTGCGGCGCGCTGGATTCCCTGGACAAAAGCAATCAGGTGCTCTGGCCCGTCAAAAGACACGGCCTGGATCAAATCCGTCCGCGGTTCATTCCAGGCCGGCTTCGTCGTAAAGCCGCAGCGCTGGAAGACGGCAGCGGCAAAGATGCTGCCTTTCACTGCCTGCCCGACCGTATGCGGGGCCATGAACAGCCCCTGGTAGAGGCCGCGCGTCGTTCCCAGCATGGCGCCTACTTCACCGCCGATGCCCGGCGCTGTAAGCCGGTAGGCCGCAAGCTCCACAAGCTCCTGCCGTCCGAGAATGTAGCCGCCGGTTTCAGCGATACCGCCACCGGGATTTTTGATCAGGGAACCCGCTACCAGATCGGCCCCCACCTGTGGCGGCTCAAGCTTTTCTGTAAATTCGCCATAACAGTTATCCACAAAAACAATGACATCCCGTTTCAGCGATTTAACTTTCTCCACCATTTCACCAATTTCAGCAACCGTGAAGGAGGAACGCCAGTCATAGCCGCGCGAGCGCTGAATGCCGATGACCTTGGTCTTGTCATTAACAGCCAGAGCTACCTCTTCCCAATCGATCTTCCCTTCAGCCGTCAAAGCCGTTTCGCGGTAGCCGATGCCGAAATCAGCCAGAGAGCCTGTCCCGTCGCCCGGTTTGCCGACCACCTTGTGCAGCGTATCATAAGGTCTTCCAGTGATGTACAGCAGCTCATCTCCGGGACGCAGCACACCAAAAAGCGCCGTTGATATCGTATGTGTGCCCGAAGCAAAATGAGGCCGCACCAGCGCCGCCTCCGCTCCGAATACCTCGGCATAGACAAGATCCAGCACTTCCCGGCCCCGGTCATTGTAGGCATACCCGGTGGAGCCGGCAAAATGAAAATCGCTTACCTGCTGGCGCTGGAAGGCTTCAATGACCTTCCACTGATTATGATCCACAATCCGTTCAAGCGATTTCACCGCACTTTCAATTTCCTGCTCTGCGGCCTCTGCCGCCTGTAAAATATCCTCCGCAAAAACTGCCATTCCTAATGTTCTCTCCTTATCTGTACCCATCTATATAAGTTGAACTTTAGTTTTACATTGTGGGGTATAGTCGTAACTGCGGGGAATGTTTGGACTTCCAGCCGCTGTTGTCCCCAGATTTCTTGAATGGAAACCGCCTTTAGCGGTTGAAATCCGGTGACAAAGGCGGACGCTACCGCTCTTCCAGTTCCAAACTTCCCCTCCGCACTTCTACCCTTTTTATGAAATTTTCTAGTTCAACTTTTAAAACGCCCGGATCTATTCCTGCTCCACATATTCCGCAAGTTTGTAGCTCCATTTTCCGTAATCCTCTTTATTCAGACGCACTTGATATAAAACGTCATTGTCTTCCACATTCTGTTCCAGCACCTCTCCCACCCGGTAAAGCAGTGAGGAAAGATCCCCGCGGTCTCCGGGAATACGGAAGGTCAGCGTATCTCCGGCCAGCTCGTCGGCAATCATTTCGGTGATCCGGGTCAGATCGTCCGGGTTAAAGGCGCTGATCTTCAGAAACCCCGGACCCGAAGGCAGCATCTGCAGCTGCTCAGGCCGGCAAATATCACTTTTGTTAAAAAGTACGATTTGCGGTTTCCCCGCGGCCCCGAGATCCTGCAGAATGGACTGCACAACCTCCATCTGCTCCTCCCTCATCGGAGAAGAGGCATCCACCACATGCAGCACCAGATTGGCCTCATTGACCTCTTCAAGCGTCGCACGGAAGGAAGCTACCAGGTCATGCGGCAGATTCTGTATAAATCCTACGGTGTCTGTCAGGACTACTTCTTTGCCTGCGGGCAGCTGCAGCACACGCGAAGTAGGATCGAGAGTGGCGAACAGCTGGTTCTCAATGTAAACATCGGCATCTGTAAGCTGCTTAAGCAGCGTAGACTTGCCGGCGTTGGTATATCCGACCAGCGCAACCTGGACAGCGCCGCTCTTCCGCCGGCGTTCCCGGTGCAGCTCACGCGTTTTGACCACTTCGTCCAGCTGGCGTTTCAGTTCGCTGATCCGGTCACGGATATGCCGGCGGTCGGTTTCCAGCTTGCTCTCCCCGGACCTCTGGTTCCGATTCCCCCTCCAAGCCTGGACAGATTCTTGCCATGGCCGGATAAGCGCGGCAGCAGGTAGGACAGCTGCGCCAGCTCCACCTGAATAATGCCCTCCCGCGTTTTGGCCCGGCCTGCGAAAATATCCAGAATCAGCTGGGTGCGGTCAATAATCTTCAGGTCCAGCGCCTCTTCCAGGTTCCGTACCTGGGCACCCGAGAGCTCCTGGTCAAAGATAGCCGTATTGGCCCCGAGTCCGTCAGCGGCCATCCGCAGCTCCTCTACCTTTCCTTTGCCAATGAACCACTTGGAATCCGGGGTTTCCTTGTTCTGGCGGAGGACATCCAGCACTACTACTCCGGCTGTCTCGGCCAGTTGGACCAATTCCTGCAGCGACAGCTCGGGATCAACGCCGGTGCGTTTGATTTTGTCTGTAACCAGACTGACCAGAATAGCCCGGTCCTGTATTTCTGTTTCGGTATCGTGGGTGGTGATTGCCATGAATTACATGCTCCTTGTCCTGTACACTAAGTTGTGTATCGTCCGTGGTGAATAGCTGCCTACAGTTTAAAATCTTCTGTGCGGAGTGTCATCAGCTCCTGCTTGCCCGGGCTGTTGCTCTCATATTGATTCAGCAGCCGTACCGCTTGGGCTCGCACCGCTTTTTCTATAGAGTTGCGAACATAACGCGCGTTGCTGAAGGCATGAAGGCTCTCTGTCTTCTCCAGCAGCAGATGCTGCTTTAGTTTGAGTATGGCCTGCGGCATCAGAATATAATCGCGTTCTTTGGCCATCAGCTCCGCAATCTGCAGCAGCTGGTCTATGGTGTAATCGGGAAATTCCACCTGAATGGGGAACCGGGAGGGCAAACCGGGGTTGCTCATCAGAAAATAATCAATTTCACTGGAGTATCCCGCCAGAATCAGCACGAATTGGCTGCGGTGATCCTCCATGGATTTGACAAGCGTGTCAATGGCCTCTTTGCCAAAATCCTTATCCCCGCCCCGGGCGAGACTGTAAGCTTCATCAATGAAAAGAATGCCTCCGAGCGCCTTTTTCACCAGGTCCCTTGTCTTCTGAGCCGTATGCCCGATATATTCGCCAACCAGATCCGCTCTTTCCACTTCGATCAGATGCCCTTTGGTCAGCACACCCATCCGCTGGAACAGCTTGGCGACAATTCTGGCTACCGTAGTCTTGCCGGTTCCGGGATTCCCTTTGAAAACCATATGATACGCCTGGCCGCCGCTGGCAAGTCCCGCATCGCTGCGCATCTTGGCGATCTGCAGCAGGGCATAGATCTCGAATACCAGCTCCTTGATATTTTCCAACCCTACGAGTGCATCCAGTTCCCGGTTAAGCTCCTGAAACCATTCACTGTGTCCGTTGTTTTTTGGGGGTGCGGCCTGAGCAAGACTGTCTGCAGCCGCGTGGCTTACCGCTGGTGTATCCTGATTCCGCAGCACAATATTGATTTGTCGTGACGGTCTGCCTTCCTCCCGTCCGCTTGCCGCCGCTACGCGTCCGTTCACCTTGTTCACCTCATTATCCAGGGCTGACTTTACCTATACCTTATATCAAGTCTATTCCGCTAATTAAGGTCTTATTAGCAGTTTCAGAAACTTCCGGACAAATAGAGGCTCAGGAATCAGGAAAGCAGCGCCAGGCTTGACTTTTCACAGAAAAAGCTGCTGCATCTTCCATTTCGTATAAGCCAAAATTTCGCGGGTCTTGTACTTTAGCATCGACATCACCTGTGAATCGGTAAGCCCCAGCTCAGGACGGTTGTAATGGAGTTCCTGGGCAATCTCAAGTGCGC encodes the following:
- a CDS encoding L,D-transpeptidase, with product MPAYRIIIDLSQRMLYLLDNDTVIRGFPVGIGKMLTVSPVGEYTIINKQRNPGGPFGAFWMGLSKPHYGIHGTNDPSSIGKMVSRGCIRMYNEDVLWLAATVPVGTRVTIRE
- the glnA gene encoding type I glutamate--ammonia ligase; this encodes MSFSKEDILRIAKDENVRFIRLQFTDLLGTIKNVEIPVSQLEKALDNKMMFDGSSIEGYVRIEESDMYLYPDLSTWVIFPWVTDSRVARLICDVYMPDGTPFAGDPRGILKRCLQEAEEMGYTAMNVGPEPEFFLFKTDERGNPTTELNDQGGYFDLAPMDLGENCRREIVLTLEEMGFEIEASHHEVASGQHEIDFKYADAIKAADQIQTFKLVVKTVARQHGLHATFMPKPLFGMNGSGMHAHQSLFKGNENVFYDESDTLGLSKTARYYMAGILKHARAFAAITNPTVNSYKRLVPGYEAPCYVAWSASNRSPMIRIPASRGLSTRIEVRNPDPAANPYLALAVMLKAGLDGIKRQLDLPAPIDRNIYVMSEEERIEEGIPSLPSDLKEALGEMIRSHVITEALGEHALAHFYELKEIEWDIYRTQVHEWERDQYMTLY
- a CDS encoding MerR family transcriptional regulator yields the protein MGDEIRRNMALFPIGIVMKLTDLSARQIRYYEQHSLIVPARTSGNQRLFSFNDVERLLEIKALIEKGVNIAGIKQVMNPVSKESEEATVITPDTEVRRRELSDSQLHRLLKQELVSGKRPGQVSLIQGELSRFFNK
- a CDS encoding aminotransferase class I/II-fold pyridoxal phosphate-dependent enzyme produces the protein MAVFAEDILQAAEAAEQEIESAVKSLERIVDHNQWKVIEAFQRQQVSDFHFAGSTGYAYNDRGREVLDLVYAEVFGAEAALVRPHFASGTHTISTALFGVLRPGDELLYITGRPYDTLHKVVGKPGDGTGSLADFGIGYRETALTAEGKIDWEEVALAVNDKTKVIGIQRSRGYDWRSSFTVAEIGEMVEKVKSLKRDVIVFVDNCYGEFTEKLEPPQVGADLVAGSLIKNPGGGIAETGGYILGRQELVELAAYRLTAPGIGGEVGAMLGTTRGLYQGLFMAPHTVGQAVKGSIFAAAVFQRCGFTTKPAWNEPRTDLIQAVSFDGPEHLIAFVQGIQRAAAVDSHVVPEPWDMPGYEHPVIMAAGTFIQGGSLELSADAPIRAPYIGYMQGGLTYSHVKYGVLMALQSMRDRKLL
- a CDS encoding AAA family ATPase gives rise to the protein MNGRVAAASGREEGRPSRQINIVLRNQDTPAVSHAAADSLAQAAPPKNNGHSEWFQELNRELDALVGLENIKELVFEIYALLQIAKMRSDAGLASGGQAYHMVFKGNPGTGKTTVARIVAKLFQRMGVLTKGHLIEVERADLVGEYIGHTAQKTRDLVKKALGGILFIDEAYSLARGGDKDFGKEAIDTLVKSMEDHRSQFVLILAGYSSEIDYFLMSNPGLPSRFPIQVEFPDYTIDQLLQIAELMAKERDYILMPQAILKLKQHLLLEKTESLHAFSNARYVRNSIEKAVRAQAVRLLNQYESNSPGKQELMTLRTEDFKL